Below is a genomic region from Armatimonadota bacterium.
TTAGGACCCTCTTCACCCTTCTTCACCGAAGCCGGAGCGGTTCGCACCACAACGTTCTTCAGGTTAGCGAAGGACTTGAGAACGACTTCGTCGTACTCAGGAAGGATCAACAGAACTCGGCGAGTATCTTGCAACCCGAGAGCCGTCAACAATGCGATTGCATCCTTGGTCTTCGGAGCCGCGAAAGCGACCGAATCAACCACGCTGACATGACCAGCTTCGAAGTGCATCGCAAGTGCGCTGACGATAGACGCCCGTCGCTCTTGCTTGTTGATCTTCTTATCGTAGTTGCGAGGCTTGATCGCCAGAGCCATTCCACCGTGCGCATAGTGCGGTCCACGGATAGAACCCTGTCGAGCATTACCAGTCTTCTTCTGCTTGTACGGCTTTCGTCCACCACCACGAACCTCAGCTCGGGTCTTGGCGCTTTGCGTACCTTGGCGAGAGTTGGACTCTTCGGCAACAACCGTTCGGTGAATCGACGTGTGGCTAGCAGAGATGGTGGTCAGGAATCCACTAAGATCGTGGCTACCAACCTTCTTGCCGGCTTTATCCTTGATTTCGATAGCAGCCATTATTTCTTCACCTTGTTAACCGTAACGTTTGCGCCGTTAGGGCCAGGTACGGAACCGTCGATGAGCAACAGATTTCGCTCAGCGTCGATCTTCACGATCTTGAGACCAGCCTGAGTCACCGTATCGGTACCCATACGACCCGGACCGCGCTTACCTTTGAAAACCCTCTGGGGGCCGGTAGCACCGTTCGAGAGCGGGCGTCGGTGAGTCATGAAGCCGTGAGTCATGTGCTGACCCTTGAAGTGGTACCGCTTGACACCACCAGCAAAGCCGCGACCTTTACTGACTCCGGTCACCGTCACCGCCTCGCCTTCCGCAAACAAAGAAACGTCGAACTCTTGACCGAGTTCGACGCCATCAGTTTTTGCTACACGGAATTCGCGGAGGGTGCGAAGGTTCTTCGTGAGGCCCGCCTTTTTGAGGTGGCCAAATTTGGGGAAAGTGAGCTTGCGCTCTGGCGCGTCTCCGAAACCGACCTGGATTGCGGTGTATCCGTCTTTCTCTTCGTTCTTCAACTGAGTTACGTAGACGGGCCCCGCTTCCACGACGGTAACGGGCACCATTTTGCCCGCATCGTTAAAGATGTGGGTCATGCCTATTTTTCGTCCTAAAATGCCTGGAAGCATAGATTTTTCCTCGCTTCAATGCATCGTTCGACCTGTCGGATTCGTCATGAATCACTGACGTTGCCCAATCGTTATTGGCGTTGAAACCAACCGGGGTCGCCCAGTCAAGCGAGCTTGGAAGCTGCGTGACGCCAGACACAGTCCGGCGCAAAGAGAAGTTATACCCTAGGTGTTGGCGGGTTTGCAAGCGAGGGGCGCAAAGCCAAGTTAAGTCGCTTGCCTTCGAGCGACGATTTGATTCCCCGGGGTCTCTTTCACAAGATTTGAATCGGCTTTAGAAACTGAGCCTGATGCTCTCTGAGCCGGTTAATCAGTTGCGCCGTCCATTCCGGATTTCCATTATCCCAGCCGCACACTTCAGCCCATTTTATCTCGAAGTCCATCTCAACAAGCACTGCCAAACACATTGCTGCGTCAAAAGCAGAACCCAAGACTCTAGGGTCACCATCAAAAGCGCCCAGGTACGTCCTTTTTAGGTTTTCTTGCGATGGTGTCGAACGAACGTATCCCCAAGGACCACCAGACTGATTCTCATCCATTGCCCAGCCCGATGTTAGGAGTTTCTCCATTGAGAAGAATGGATGTGCGACGCTACCTGTCTCCCAATCATAGATCAAAGCCGATCCATCACTCATAAGAACCGCATTCCCAGAATGAAGGTCTCCGTGGTGGATCGAATAGTCGACCCCTGCCGCCGAAACTGCTCCGATGAGCGTCGGAAGCAGTGCCTCGACAGAAGCCAGGAGTAAGGGAATCGTCTCAATAGGACCTTTCAAAGCTCGACTTAGTTTCGAGTCGTCGTCTGCAAACCAGACCCTCTCGAAAGCCTCCAGTATCTTGCTTTGGCATCGCCCGAAGACGAGGTGGAGGTCGTC
It encodes:
- the rplC gene encoding 50S ribosomal protein L3, with product MLPGILGRKIGMTHIFNDAGKMVPVTVVEAGPVYVTQLKNEEKDGYTAIQVGFGDAPERKLTFPKFGHLKKAGLTKNLRTLREFRVAKTDGVELGQEFDVSLFAEGEAVTVTGVSKGRGFAGGVKRYHFKGQHMTHGFMTHRRPLSNGATGPQRVFKGKRGPGRMGTDTVTQAGLKIVKIDAERNLLLIDGSVPGPNGANVTVNKVKK
- a CDS encoding phosphotransferase → MYHPALDVAMLVACVNQSLGAQFSDEPEVVFASYEDPPDLRLTALLRTDSIEHPSVVIKANKSPLLANSAAIHILAASAGGGYVPRVLGSAQNDDASLLLLERFEGSPASEMGLDGLVAVANSLSHIQLRVSRAQIAHANLAILKLDDLHLVFGRCQSKILEAFERVWFADDDSKLSRALKGPIETIPLLLASVEALLPTLIGAVSAAGVDYSIHHGDLHSGNAVLMSDGSALIYDWETGSVAHPFFSMEKLLTSGWAMDENQSGGPWGYVRSTPSQENLKRTYLGAFDGDPRVLGSAFDAAMCLAVLVEMDFEIKWAEVCGWDNGNPEWTAQLINRLREHQAQFLKPIQIL
- the rplD gene encoding 50S ribosomal protein L4, producing MAAIEIKDKAGKKVGSHDLSGFLTTISASHTSIHRTVVAEESNSRQGTQSAKTRAEVRGGGRKPYKQKKTGNARQGSIRGPHYAHGGMALAIKPRNYDKKINKQERRASIVSALAMHFEAGHVSVVDSVAFAAPKTKDAIALLTALGLQDTRRVLLILPEYDEVVLKSFANLKNVVVRTAPASVKKGEEGPKTQAFSARDVLVAHKLVIAKEALARIEEVWSK